A genomic segment from Polyangium mundeleinium encodes:
- a CDS encoding FecR domain-containing protein — protein sequence MSDNDPGTRALEVMRGALADEMPPELPWDAIEQKLHERIDQDEQARASRALPRIGRGARIGLALCAAAAAVIAVASFGARSKNEAPAGFAVRWRAPETIAFLAGSESERDLSHLRPGDGVEAGEAPLTLVQRGIVRVTLAPGARATVVAAATEAGDALVLGLERGSLRADVTPRKISAGLVETFAVDVGRTRVAAHGTAFTVVRGSDDVLVDLEHGAVAVGPAGRPGVTTGRLLVGRARASFSLDGGESARMLSVEDAPPAPPAPVETTPPPKPAITPLPPPSVAERPLPHVPDRPDAPPASPAPVEAPSVVPEAPPAPAPAPVLTRASVHAGLSGCFETHYRGGDPSVRLSVAATVTVSLDPEGAVSSVRFDPPLEPRFMQCVFASLRPGKFVGTSGPVSVPFQLGQ from the coding sequence GTGAGCGACAACGACCCCGGCACGCGCGCCCTCGAGGTGATGCGCGGCGCGCTCGCCGACGAGATGCCGCCCGAGCTGCCCTGGGATGCGATCGAGCAGAAGCTCCACGAGCGCATCGATCAGGACGAGCAAGCGCGCGCATCCCGCGCGCTCCCTCGCATCGGGCGCGGCGCGCGGATCGGCCTCGCGCTTTGCGCGGCCGCTGCAGCGGTGATCGCCGTCGCGAGTTTTGGCGCGCGATCGAAGAACGAAGCGCCCGCGGGGTTTGCCGTCCGGTGGCGCGCGCCCGAGACGATCGCGTTTCTCGCGGGCAGCGAGTCCGAGCGGGATCTCTCGCACCTTCGGCCCGGTGACGGCGTGGAGGCCGGCGAGGCGCCGCTCACGCTCGTGCAACGTGGCATCGTCCGCGTCACGCTCGCGCCCGGCGCGCGCGCGACCGTCGTCGCCGCGGCCACCGAGGCCGGCGATGCGCTCGTCCTCGGCCTCGAACGAGGCTCCTTGCGCGCCGACGTCACGCCCCGAAAAATCTCCGCGGGCCTCGTCGAGACGTTCGCCGTCGACGTTGGCCGCACGCGTGTCGCCGCGCATGGCACCGCGTTCACCGTCGTCCGCGGGAGCGACGACGTCCTCGTGGATCTCGAGCATGGCGCGGTCGCCGTCGGCCCCGCGGGTCGCCCCGGCGTCACCACGGGCCGCCTCCTCGTCGGCCGCGCGCGCGCCTCTTTCTCGCTCGACGGTGGCGAGAGCGCTCGCATGCTCTCTGTGGAAGACGCGCCCCCCGCGCCGCCTGCGCCCGTGGAGACCACGCCTCCGCCGAAGCCCGCGATCACGCCGCTGCCACCTCCGAGCGTCGCGGAGCGCCCGCTGCCGCACGTCCCCGATCGTCCGGACGCACCCCCTGCGTCGCCTGCGCCCGTGGAGGCGCCCTCTGTCGTGCCCGAGGCGCCGCCTGCGCCTGCGCCCGCGCCCGTCCTCACGCGCGCTTCCGTGCATGCGGGCCTCTCGGGCTGCTTCGAAACGCACTACCGCGGCGGCGACCCTTCCGTTCGCCTCTCGGTCGCGGCCACGGTGACCGTCTCGCTCGACCCCGAAGGCGCCGTCTCCTCCGTGCGCTTCGACCCGCCGCTCGAACCTCGGTTCATGCAGTGCGTCTTCGCCTCGCTGCGCCCGGGCAAGTTCGTCGGGACGAGCGGGCCCGTCTCCGTGCCGTTCCAGCTCGGTCAGTGA
- a CDS encoding PilZ domain-containing protein yields the protein MLDKRRHPRRVVRLAVAFQMGDGPRVDAFSRDLSIGGMFIVTDKPAPFNASVNLFMQLPGVKQEVMVKATVRWTEPDGMGVQFGLMGARETHAMMQLLTGAPPSIR from the coding sequence TTGCTCGATAAGCGAAGACACCCGCGCAGGGTCGTTCGATTGGCAGTCGCGTTCCAGATGGGGGATGGTCCGCGCGTCGATGCTTTCTCGCGCGACCTGAGCATCGGCGGCATGTTCATCGTCACCGACAAGCCCGCGCCCTTCAACGCGAGCGTGAACCTCTTCATGCAGCTACCGGGCGTGAAGCAAGAGGTGATGGTGAAGGCGACCGTGCGCTGGACCGAGCCCGATGGAATGGGCGTGCAGTTCGGTCTGATGGGCGCACGCGAGACGCACGCGATGATGCAGCTGCTCACGGGCGCGCCGCCGTCGATCCGCTGA
- a CDS encoding nucleotidyltransferase family protein, with product MEPTIALPRDADPNAILALDMTPEARDFFASALRALAASDVPFLVGGAYALAHHAGMRRRTRDLDVFVRRRDVGAALLVLEHAGYPTCIAFPHWLAKAYAGSEHVDVIWSSGNGLAEVDDPWFEHAGHGDVFGVDVGLCPAEETIFAKAFIQERERYDGADVAHVLRARCGELDWPRLVARFGAHWRVLLSQLILFGFIYPAEQRRIPSWVMRELLARLEAEHASPPEAGRLCRGTLLSRAQYLADVSEGWDDARLWPAGSMTSEEIARWTAAIDQPPPHP from the coding sequence GTGGAGCCCACGATCGCCTTGCCTCGTGACGCCGATCCGAACGCGATCCTCGCGCTCGACATGACCCCCGAGGCGCGCGACTTCTTCGCCTCGGCGCTCCGCGCGCTCGCCGCGTCGGACGTTCCTTTCCTCGTCGGCGGCGCCTACGCGCTCGCGCACCACGCCGGCATGCGGCGACGCACCCGTGACCTCGACGTCTTCGTCCGCCGCCGTGACGTCGGCGCGGCGCTCCTCGTCCTCGAACACGCGGGGTATCCGACGTGCATTGCTTTCCCGCACTGGCTCGCCAAGGCGTACGCGGGGAGCGAGCACGTCGACGTCATCTGGAGCTCGGGCAACGGCCTCGCCGAGGTCGACGATCCTTGGTTCGAGCACGCGGGCCATGGGGATGTCTTCGGCGTCGACGTGGGCCTCTGCCCGGCCGAGGAGACCATCTTCGCCAAAGCCTTCATTCAGGAGCGCGAACGTTACGACGGCGCCGACGTGGCCCACGTGCTGCGCGCGCGCTGCGGGGAGCTCGACTGGCCTCGGCTCGTCGCGCGCTTCGGCGCTCACTGGCGGGTGCTCCTGAGCCAGCTCATCCTCTTCGGCTTCATCTATCCGGCGGAGCAGCGACGCATCCCGTCGTGGGTCATGCGCGAGCTCCTCGCGCGCCTCGAAGCCGAACATGCGTCGCCGCCCGAGGCGGGACGCCTTTGCCGGGGCACGCTCCTCTCGCGCGCGCAGTACCTCGCCGACGTGAGCGAGGGCTGGGACGACGCGCGCCTCTGGCCCGCGGGCAGCATGACGTCCGAGGAGATCGCGCGCTGGACCGCCGCGATCGACCAGCCGCCGCCGCACCCCTGA
- a CDS encoding alpha/beta fold hydrolase, translating to MGTIIRHTFLDSNGIRMHVTDAGRGYPILLCHGFPELWYSWRRQIHALAEAGFRVLCPDLRGFGGTDAPEEVESYVMRELVEDIHGLFDALGIDKAGVVGHDWGGALAWQFALRHPERTERVASLNTPYIPPGPQAPSLMYRDAFGLTDKTFYMRHFQELGVAERELEADVRDTFQKLMRPAKYADSLASFMTVGNGSSLLDKIGPGETFLSKIDLDTYVRIYKRTGFRGGLNWYRAMDLSWEEERELPSEIDLPALLVVTDKDPVLRPEMAELSRPHVKNLRIERIADCGHWTQQEKPGEVASLLIDFFGDLRDPAMD from the coding sequence ATGGGCACGATCATCCGCCACACCTTCCTGGACTCGAACGGCATCCGCATGCACGTGACCGATGCGGGCCGCGGATATCCGATCCTCCTCTGCCACGGCTTTCCGGAGCTCTGGTACTCCTGGCGCCGTCAGATCCACGCCCTCGCCGAGGCGGGCTTCCGCGTCCTCTGCCCGGACCTGCGCGGGTTCGGGGGAACGGACGCGCCCGAGGAGGTCGAGAGTTACGTGATGCGTGAGCTCGTCGAGGACATCCACGGCCTCTTCGACGCGCTCGGCATCGACAAGGCGGGCGTGGTTGGGCATGACTGGGGCGGCGCGCTCGCGTGGCAGTTCGCGCTGCGTCATCCCGAGCGCACCGAGCGCGTGGCGAGCCTCAACACCCCGTACATCCCGCCGGGCCCCCAGGCTCCGAGCCTCATGTACCGCGACGCCTTCGGCCTCACGGACAAGACGTTCTACATGCGGCACTTCCAGGAGCTGGGTGTCGCCGAGCGCGAGCTCGAGGCCGACGTGCGCGACACGTTCCAGAAGCTCATGCGCCCTGCGAAGTATGCCGACTCCCTGGCGTCGTTCATGACCGTGGGAAATGGCTCCTCGCTGCTCGACAAGATCGGCCCCGGCGAGACGTTCCTCTCGAAGATCGACCTCGACACGTACGTACGCATCTACAAGCGCACCGGCTTCCGGGGCGGCCTGAACTGGTACCGCGCGATGGATCTCTCGTGGGAGGAGGAACGCGAGCTCCCGTCGGAGATCGACCTGCCCGCGCTGCTCGTGGTCACGGACAAGGATCCGGTCCTGCGGCCCGAGATGGCCGAGCTTTCGAGGCCGCACGTGAAGAACCTGCGCATCGAGCGCATCGCGGACTGCGGCCACTGGACGCAGCAGGAGAAGCCCGGCGAGGTCGCGAGTCTGCTCATCGACTTCTTCGGCGACCTGCGCGATCCCGCGATGGACTGA
- a CDS encoding GMC family oxidoreductase N-terminal domain-containing protein, whose protein sequence is MSDLPSGEPVVHGRDLSGPFEASCDVVVVGSGAGGSVVATLLAEAGLRVIVLEEGPYYRPEEYQRFRPSEALRRLFRESGMATAFGLGQTPIIAITMGRAVGGSSLLTGGVCFRIPSDVHHHWAADLGLDALSERALEPAYEDVERRLSVREVPAALRSRSTLKFVEGAEKLGITMKPMRRNAEACEGNARCNFTCPAGAKRSVDISYLPSALARGARIVSDALVTRVLVEGGRAAGVEGRLLGGAGGRPSFRFVVRAPVVVAACGTLHTPLLLGASGVGRASEKLGRRVTLHPGVRCVAMFDEEIGGWDGAMQSVYSDDFAPEGIKLVGVYSSVNVLAAGMPGVGPRLRRMAREVRRLAVFGAMVHDEGGGTVRAGPGREPILTYAMAPRDLTRLRRGITIVSEMALAAGAREVYTSVTGADPVRTMDDALALERSNYDARRLECMAFHPLGSARAANDPRRGVVDPDGQTYELPGLFVADGSILPTSIGVNSQVPIMAMATRIAWRIAERFRRIARSA, encoded by the coding sequence ATGAGCGACCTTCCATCGGGCGAACCCGTCGTCCACGGGCGTGATTTGTCGGGGCCCTTCGAGGCGTCGTGTGACGTGGTCGTGGTCGGGTCCGGCGCGGGCGGCTCGGTCGTGGCGACGCTGCTCGCCGAAGCGGGCCTGCGGGTGATCGTGCTCGAAGAGGGGCCGTATTACCGGCCCGAGGAGTACCAGCGGTTCCGGCCGAGCGAGGCGCTGCGCCGGCTGTTTCGCGAGTCGGGGATGGCCACGGCGTTCGGCCTCGGCCAGACGCCGATCATCGCGATCACCATGGGCCGGGCCGTGGGAGGTTCGTCGCTGCTGACGGGCGGCGTCTGCTTCCGGATCCCGAGCGACGTGCATCATCACTGGGCCGCCGATCTCGGGCTCGACGCGCTCTCCGAGCGCGCGCTCGAGCCAGCCTACGAGGACGTCGAGCGGAGGCTCTCCGTGCGCGAGGTGCCGGCCGCGCTCCGCTCGCGATCGACGCTGAAGTTCGTCGAAGGCGCCGAAAAACTCGGGATCACCATGAAGCCCATGCGCCGCAACGCCGAGGCGTGCGAGGGCAACGCGCGGTGCAACTTCACCTGCCCCGCAGGCGCGAAACGATCGGTGGACATTTCCTATCTGCCGAGCGCGCTCGCGCGCGGGGCGCGGATCGTGTCGGACGCGCTCGTCACGCGCGTGCTCGTCGAGGGCGGGCGCGCGGCAGGTGTCGAGGGACGGCTGCTCGGCGGCGCGGGCGGGCGGCCGTCATTCCGGTTCGTGGTGCGCGCGCCGGTGGTCGTGGCCGCTTGCGGGACGCTGCACACGCCGCTCCTGCTCGGGGCGAGCGGCGTCGGACGGGCGAGCGAGAAGCTCGGGCGACGGGTGACGTTGCACCCGGGCGTGCGCTGCGTGGCGATGTTCGACGAGGAGATCGGCGGCTGGGACGGCGCGATGCAAAGCGTGTACTCGGACGATTTCGCGCCCGAAGGGATCAAGCTCGTCGGCGTGTACAGCTCGGTGAACGTGCTCGCGGCGGGCATGCCGGGCGTGGGCCCGCGGCTCCGGCGCATGGCGCGCGAGGTCCGCAGACTCGCGGTGTTCGGCGCGATGGTGCACGACGAGGGCGGAGGTACGGTGCGCGCAGGGCCGGGGCGCGAGCCGATCCTGACGTACGCGATGGCGCCGCGCGACCTCACGCGGCTGCGGCGCGGGATCACGATCGTGTCGGAGATGGCGCTCGCAGCCGGCGCGCGCGAGGTCTACACGTCGGTGACGGGCGCCGATCCGGTGCGCACGATGGACGACGCGCTCGCGCTCGAACGATCGAACTACGACGCGCGCCGCCTCGAATGCATGGCGTTCCACCCGCTCGGGAGCGCGCGCGCCGCGAACGATCCGCGGCGCGGGGTCGTTGATCCGGACGGCCAGACCTACGAGCTGCCGGGGCTCTTCGTGGCCGACGGATCGATCCTGCCGACGAGCATCGGCGTGAACTCGCAGGTGCCGATCATGGCCATGGCGACGCGCATCGCATGGCGCATCGCGGAAAGATTCCGGCGAATCGCGCGCTCGGCCTGA
- a CDS encoding response regulator transcription factor: protein MALRVLLIDDDVRLFDLLSSYLDQNGFHVTGAPDGPRGLAALEAGTFDVVLLDVMMPGMDGIEVCRRIRQKNTIPVLMLTARGDETDRVVGLEIGADDYVAKPFSPRELVARIKAVLRRARPEVAGERIVAGDIVIDVPGRVVTREGELVELTGLEFDLLCALARRPGRVVARDALLSEAGRGDVIVGERTVDVHISHLRQKLGDDPRSPRLIKTVRGVGYVLAKEKS from the coding sequence ATGGCGCTCCGCGTGCTCCTCATCGACGACGACGTTCGGCTCTTCGACCTCCTGTCGAGTTACCTCGACCAGAATGGATTCCACGTGACCGGAGCCCCGGACGGACCCCGCGGGCTCGCCGCGCTGGAAGCCGGCACGTTCGACGTCGTGCTGCTCGACGTGATGATGCCCGGGATGGATGGGATCGAGGTCTGTCGCCGGATCCGACAGAAAAACACGATCCCCGTCCTCATGCTCACGGCGCGCGGTGACGAGACGGATCGCGTCGTCGGCCTCGAGATCGGCGCCGATGACTACGTCGCCAAGCCCTTCAGCCCGCGCGAGCTCGTCGCCCGCATCAAGGCCGTGCTCCGCCGGGCCCGCCCCGAGGTCGCCGGCGAGCGGATCGTCGCGGGCGATATCGTGATCGACGTGCCCGGCCGGGTCGTCACGCGTGAGGGGGAGCTCGTGGAGCTCACGGGCCTGGAGTTCGATCTGCTCTGCGCGCTCGCACGCCGCCCGGGACGCGTCGTGGCCCGCGACGCGCTGCTCTCGGAGGCGGGGCGTGGGGACGTGATCGTTGGGGAACGAACGGTCGACGTGCACATCTCGCACCTCCGGCAGAAGCTCGGCGACGACCCACGCTCGCCGCGGCTCATCAAGACGGTGCGCGGCGTGGGCTACGTACTCGCGAAAGAAAAGTCGTGA
- a CDS encoding HAMP domain-containing sensor histidine kinase has product MNRLSCYVRDRLQRRLFLWFGVAILLSGVAFSIVMLLVSAPGGPAWAREMGRARVFLGARFGEVWNDDRAREALARAIADDLEVSVILRNTSGAELQAFGHGCGRKAWTLEAPAVREGHRLGFVTICAERPRIAGPLRWLAPLVAAGIILWALSGTVARRLSRPLEELARVAGEIGRGNYGARARMGRNVHGEAVVLSMAMNEMAARIDRQISDQRELLAAVSHELRTPLARIRLLTELTRDGVNVQKNLDELDREIFEIDALVGDLLAQSRLDFTALAKEQLDPVEMGLRALDRAGIGAEALVVEGTPEPVLADPTLFARALANLLDNAKKHGGGVVALRITGAPGAVAFEVEDAGRGLDPGEEKRIFEPFYRRPDEKAREQGSLGLGLALVLRIAEAHGGRARAANREEGGARIGLELPAAPRQTA; this is encoded by the coding sequence GTGAATCGTCTGTCGTGTTACGTGCGCGACCGGTTGCAGCGCCGCCTCTTCTTGTGGTTCGGCGTGGCGATCCTCCTTTCAGGCGTGGCGTTCTCGATCGTGATGCTGCTCGTCTCGGCCCCGGGCGGCCCGGCCTGGGCGCGCGAGATGGGCCGCGCGCGTGTGTTTTTGGGCGCGCGCTTCGGCGAGGTGTGGAACGACGACCGCGCCCGCGAGGCGCTCGCCCGCGCGATCGCAGACGACCTCGAAGTGAGCGTGATCCTGCGGAACACGAGCGGCGCCGAGCTCCAGGCGTTCGGCCACGGCTGCGGGCGGAAGGCGTGGACGCTCGAAGCGCCCGCGGTGCGCGAAGGGCACAGGCTCGGGTTCGTGACGATCTGCGCCGAGCGTCCGCGCATCGCCGGCCCGCTGCGCTGGCTCGCGCCGCTCGTGGCGGCGGGCATCATCCTGTGGGCGCTCTCGGGCACGGTGGCGCGCAGGCTCTCGCGCCCGCTCGAAGAGCTCGCGCGCGTCGCGGGCGAGATCGGTCGCGGCAACTATGGCGCGCGGGCGCGGATGGGTCGGAACGTCCACGGCGAGGCGGTCGTGCTCTCGATGGCGATGAACGAGATGGCCGCGCGGATCGACCGGCAGATCAGCGACCAGCGCGAGCTGCTCGCGGCGGTCTCGCACGAGCTGCGCACCCCGCTCGCGCGGATCCGCCTGCTCACGGAGCTCACGCGGGACGGGGTGAACGTGCAGAAGAACCTCGACGAGCTCGATCGCGAGATCTTCGAGATCGACGCGCTCGTCGGGGATCTGCTCGCGCAGAGCCGGCTCGATTTCACGGCCCTCGCGAAGGAGCAGCTCGATCCGGTGGAGATGGGCCTGCGCGCGCTCGATCGCGCGGGGATCGGCGCGGAGGCGCTCGTCGTCGAGGGGACCCCCGAGCCCGTCCTCGCCGACCCCACGCTCTTCGCGCGGGCCCTCGCGAACCTGCTCGACAACGCGAAGAAGCACGGCGGTGGCGTGGTCGCGCTGCGGATTACCGGGGCGCCCGGCGCGGTCGCGTTCGAGGTGGAGGACGCGGGCCGTGGCCTCGATCCGGGTGAAGAGAAGCGGATCTTCGAGCCGTTTTACCGGCGTCCGGACGAGAAGGCGCGGGAGCAGGGCTCGCTCGGGCTCGGGCTCGCCCTGGTCTTGCGGATCGCCGAGGCGCACGGCGGCCGCGCGCGCGCGGCGAACCGGGAGGAAGGCGGCGCGCGGATCGGGCTGGAGTTGCCCGCTGCCCCGCGCCAAACGGCGTGA
- a CDS encoding dipeptide epimerase has translation MFHVEAISVRPLSVPLHDPFVIATGRVTVTRSAEVRVTLAAAGARAEGLGEGAALWPVTVEDQPDVLAALGAARERLSGQSIALPQVDEALGVSLAGLVELGAALDDVLAGKPVARAALETALLDAWARLLGMPLRRLLGGSRGEATRRLETDITIPIAEPARMAELAQGWAARGFRHFKVKVGKDMDQDLAALFAIRNAVPDARFRIDANAGFSAAQAITMGRAVEARGLVVECWEQPCAADDLEGMAEVAAALAPPVIADESVKTLADLGRVRAARAADGVNLKLVKSGGPLGALSIGRAAKEAGMPIMIGGMVETRLGMTAGAHVAAALGGVDFVDLDTAWLLDGDPYRGGYEADGPRYELSAEPGLGVTAIA, from the coding sequence ATGTTCCACGTCGAGGCCATTTCGGTTCGCCCCCTGTCGGTCCCGCTGCACGATCCCTTCGTCATCGCGACGGGGCGCGTGACCGTGACGCGCTCGGCGGAGGTGCGCGTCACGCTCGCCGCGGCAGGCGCGCGGGCCGAGGGGCTCGGCGAGGGCGCGGCGCTCTGGCCGGTGACGGTCGAGGACCAGCCGGACGTGCTCGCGGCGCTCGGTGCGGCGAGAGAGCGTTTGTCCGGCCAGTCGATAGCGCTCCCGCAGGTGGACGAAGCGCTCGGCGTCTCGCTCGCGGGCCTCGTGGAGCTCGGGGCGGCGCTCGACGACGTGCTCGCAGGCAAGCCGGTGGCGCGGGCGGCGCTGGAGACGGCGCTGCTCGATGCGTGGGCGCGGCTCCTCGGGATGCCGCTTCGGCGCCTGCTCGGCGGATCGCGGGGCGAGGCGACGCGCAGGCTGGAGACGGACATCACGATCCCGATCGCCGAGCCCGCGCGGATGGCCGAGCTCGCGCAGGGCTGGGCGGCGCGGGGCTTTCGTCATTTCAAGGTGAAGGTCGGCAAGGACATGGACCAGGACCTCGCGGCGCTGTTCGCGATCCGAAACGCCGTGCCCGATGCGAGGTTTCGGATCGACGCGAACGCGGGGTTCTCCGCGGCGCAGGCGATCACGATGGGGCGCGCCGTGGAGGCGAGAGGGCTCGTTGTCGAATGCTGGGAGCAGCCCTGCGCCGCGGACGACCTCGAAGGAATGGCGGAGGTGGCCGCGGCGCTCGCGCCGCCGGTGATTGCGGACGAGTCCGTGAAGACGCTCGCCGATCTCGGGCGGGTGCGCGCGGCGCGGGCCGCGGACGGGGTGAACCTGAAGCTCGTGAAATCGGGCGGGCCGCTCGGGGCGCTTTCCATCGGGCGCGCGGCAAAAGAGGCGGGGATGCCGATCATGATCGGCGGAATGGTGGAGACGCGGCTCGGCATGACGGCGGGCGCGCATGTGGCGGCGGCGCTCGGGGGCGTGGATTTCGTCGATCTCGACACGGCGTGGCTGCTCGACGGGGATCCCTACCGCGGCGGTTACGAAGCGGACGGCCCGCGGTACGAGCTTTCGGCGGAGCCGGGGCTCGGCGTGACGGCTATCGCGTGA
- a CDS encoding nuclear transport factor 2 family protein — translation MNNSAMHPNVRSLRAIYADLTRIGEYAADDMVLHKAERAFVRDAAAGRAVGKEAAVAHERELVRMTGGTLVMDVEHITANDHFGAVFGVLRAHRDGATLAVPFCGVWRFRGGLVTEHWENAYDVLTVEAFLSGKPRTDPVHGNED, via the coding sequence ATGAACAATTCCGCCATGCATCCGAACGTCCGATCCCTGCGCGCCATTTACGCCGATCTGACGCGCATCGGGGAGTACGCGGCCGACGATATGGTCCTGCACAAGGCCGAGCGGGCGTTCGTCCGGGATGCCGCCGCCGGCCGCGCCGTCGGCAAGGAAGCCGCCGTCGCGCACGAGCGCGAGCTCGTCCGCATGACCGGCGGCACCCTGGTGATGGACGTGGAGCACATCACCGCGAATGACCACTTCGGCGCGGTCTTCGGCGTCCTGCGGGCCCACCGCGACGGGGCGACGCTCGCGGTGCCATTCTGCGGGGTGTGGCGCTTCCGCGGCGGCCTGGTCACCGAGCACTGGGAAAACGCCTACGACGTGCTCACCGTCGAGGCCTTCCTCAGCGGCAAGCCGAGGACCGACCCCGTGCACGGCAACGAAGACTGA
- a CDS encoding aldo/keto reductase, translating into MNTALKAPSSTFRLGGDLPVRRLGYGAMYLTGPGMWGPPTDPDAAIRLLRRAVDLGVNFIDTADSYGPDANEQIIRRALHPYPAGLVITTKGGLLRSGPEDWTRRDQPYIVPCGRPAYLRQQVEMSLRNLGLERIELYQLHRIDPAVPLADQLGELVRLREQGKIRHIALSGQPEVSIEQLEKALAITEIVAVENLYNVADRAGEPVLRYCEERGIAFIPWFPMGHGALAGPGSILAGFARKRSLTPAQLALAWLLHKSPAILAIPGTSSLTHLEENLRAAQIKLDEKEMSEIADIAASVPTWRPTPPAESPTQEKS; encoded by the coding sequence ATGAATACTGCGCTGAAAGCTCCGTCGTCGACGTTCCGTCTCGGCGGCGACCTTCCCGTGCGGCGCCTCGGCTATGGTGCCATGTACTTGACCGGTCCCGGCATGTGGGGACCGCCGACCGACCCGGACGCGGCCATCCGGCTCCTGCGCCGCGCGGTCGACCTCGGCGTCAATTTCATTGACACGGCCGATTCCTACGGCCCGGACGCCAATGAGCAGATCATCCGCCGCGCCTTGCATCCCTATCCTGCGGGGCTCGTGATCACCACGAAGGGCGGGCTTTTGCGCTCCGGCCCGGAGGATTGGACGCGCCGCGACCAGCCGTACATCGTCCCTTGCGGGCGCCCGGCCTACCTCCGCCAGCAGGTGGAGATGAGCCTGCGCAACCTCGGGCTCGAGCGTATCGAGCTCTATCAGCTCCACCGCATCGACCCGGCCGTACCGCTGGCCGATCAGCTCGGTGAGCTCGTCCGGCTCCGGGAGCAGGGCAAGATCCGCCATATCGCGCTCTCCGGGCAACCCGAGGTCTCGATCGAGCAGCTCGAAAAGGCGCTCGCGATTACCGAGATCGTCGCCGTGGAGAACCTCTACAACGTCGCGGATCGCGCCGGCGAGCCGGTCCTGCGTTATTGCGAGGAGCGCGGAATCGCCTTCATCCCGTGGTTCCCCATGGGACATGGCGCCCTCGCCGGGCCGGGCAGCATCCTCGCCGGGTTTGCCCGCAAGCGTAGCCTCACGCCCGCCCAGCTCGCCCTCGCCTGGCTCTTGCACAAGTCCCCGGCCATTCTCGCGATCCCTGGCACCTCGTCCCTCACCCACCTGGAGGAGAACCTCCGCGCCGCGCAAATCAAGCTGGACGAGAAGGAGATGAGCGAAATCGCGGACATCGCCGCGAGCGTGCCGACGTGGCGTCCGACGCCGCCTGCCGAGTCTCCCACCCAGGAGAAGTCATGA
- a CDS encoding type III polyketide synthase, with protein MATLCKPEVAVPENIVTMADTLKMAERLHAGKPQLRLAMRLISSTGVQKRHIVQPLEQTLEHNGFESRNKIYESEAKRRVPPVIQKALNHAELTARDIDAIIYVSCTGFMMPAMTAWLVNAMGFRHDTRQIPIAQLGCAAGAAAISRAHDFCVAHPGSNVLIVACEFCSLCYQPPDDDVGSLLSDGLFGDAVGAVVVRGSGGKGIRLERNAAYLIPDTEDWISYLVKETGFHFRLDKRVPGTMKPLAPVLRELVERHGWDVGNLDFYIIHAGGPRILNDLCKYLGVPQESFRYSRATLTEYGNIASVVVLDSIGRLFADNHVHDGGHGVIAGFGPGITAEMAVGSWRA; from the coding sequence ATGGCCACCTTGTGCAAGCCGGAAGTCGCGGTTCCGGAGAACATCGTCACGATGGCAGACACGCTGAAAATGGCTGAGCGGCTCCACGCGGGCAAACCGCAGTTGAGGCTCGCGATGCGGCTCATCAGCAGCACCGGGGTACAGAAGCGGCACATCGTACAGCCGCTCGAGCAGACCCTCGAGCACAATGGCTTCGAGAGCCGCAACAAGATTTACGAGAGCGAGGCCAAGCGCCGGGTACCTCCGGTGATACAAAAAGCGCTCAATCATGCAGAACTGACGGCGCGCGACATCGACGCCATCATTTATGTCTCGTGCACGGGCTTCATGATGCCGGCCATGACGGCTTGGCTCGTGAACGCCATGGGATTCCGTCACGACACGCGGCAGATCCCGATCGCGCAGCTCGGGTGCGCGGCCGGGGCGGCGGCCATCAGCCGCGCGCACGACTTCTGCGTGGCGCATCCCGGCAGCAACGTGCTCATCGTGGCCTGCGAGTTCTGCTCGTTATGCTACCAGCCGCCCGACGACGACGTCGGCTCGCTCCTGTCCGACGGGCTCTTCGGAGACGCGGTGGGCGCGGTCGTCGTCCGGGGCAGCGGAGGCAAGGGCATCCGGCTGGAGCGGAATGCGGCGTACCTCATCCCGGACACCGAGGATTGGATCTCGTATCTCGTGAAAGAAACGGGGTTCCATTTCAGGCTCGACAAGCGGGTCCCGGGGACGATGAAGCCCCTCGCGCCCGTGCTGCGGGAGCTCGTCGAGCGCCACGGCTGGGACGTAGGCAATCTGGATTTCTACATCATTCACGCCGGCGGGCCGCGCATCCTCAACGATCTGTGCAAGTACCTGGGCGTACCGCAGGAGTCGTTCCGGTACAGCAGGGCCACGTTGACGGAATACGGCAACATCGCCAGCGTGGTCGTGCTCGACTCCATTGGACGGCTGTTCGCGGACAACCACGTTCACGACGGCGGGCATGGAGTGATCGCAGGGTTCGGCCCCGGAATCACGGCGGAAATGGCCGTTGGTTCCTGGAGGGCCTAG